One Triticum dicoccoides isolate Atlit2015 ecotype Zavitan chromosome 4B, WEW_v2.0, whole genome shotgun sequence genomic window carries:
- the LOC119294601 gene encoding glucan endo-1,3-beta-glucosidase 7-like, with protein sequence MSPAPPRPTGLGAARTWPPQSSAQHALQIPCPLPHPIPRLESAARREARSPSHATQRNAGRHPPPLPCSRRPRTHTILAPFGRPPPPPSPRLNYRLHSLSLSRSHSVSLCSSLPLPRLAFRSLTDTTKSKGRSEQESMEAESRKLLLLAPILLCCFMARSEAQSQHIGVNYGEVADNLPPPDATARLLKSTAITKLRLYGVDAGVIRALAGTGVSLVLGVANGDIPAIAADPNAAAGWLAANVLPFLPASAISVVAVGNEVLESGDAALAAALLPAMQNLRAAAVASGDAAAAGIKFSTVNTMAVLAQSDPPSAAAFRPEAAAQLQGILGFLSRTGAPFMVNPYPYFAYQSDPRPDTLAFCLFHPNAGRLDAGSRITYANMFDAQVDAVKSALGRAGYGAVDIVVAETGWPTRGDPTEQGATVDNARAYVSNLVAHLRSGAGTPLMPGRPVDTYLFALYDEDLKPGPASERSFGLYHTDLTMAYDAGLTSDAATTTPTPTTPTSPSKGSGGWCVASAGATDAQLQTDLDYACSQVGVDCGAIQPGGACFQPNTVRAHAAYAMNQLYQAAGGHPWNCDFRQSATLTSTNPSYGSCVFTGGQ encoded by the exons ATGTCGCCCGCTCCGCCGCgccccaccggtctcggcgccgcacGCACGTGGCCACCGCAGAGCTCAGCTCAGCACGCTCTCCAAATCCCATGCCCCCTTCCACACCCAATACCTCGTCTGGAATCCGCGGCCAGGAGAGAGGCGAGGTCGCCCTCCCACGCCACGCAACGCAACGCCGGGCGCCACCCGCCACCGCTTCCGTGCTCCCGTAGGCCGCGCACGCATACGATTCTTGCTCcatttggccggcctcctcctcctccgtctccgCGTCTTAACTACCggcttcactctctctctctctctcgctctcactcTGTCTCTCTctgctcctctctccctctcccgcgtCTCGCTTTCCGCTCCCTGACTGACACAACAAAATCCAAAGGTAGATCCGAGCAAGAATCCATGGAAGCCGAGTCGAGAAAGCTCCTGCTCCTCGCGCCCATCCTGCTCTGCTGCTTCATGGCCAGATCGG AGGCGCAGTCGCAGCACATCGGCGTCAACTACGGCGAGGTGGCGGACAACCTGCCGCCGCCGGACGCGACGGCGCGGCTGCTCAAGTCCACCGCCATCACCAAGCTCCGCCTCTACGGCGTCGACGCGGGCGTCATCCGCGCGCTGGCCGGCACCGGCGTCTCCCTCGTGCTCGGCGTGGCCAACGGCGACATCCCCGCCATCGCCGCCGACCCCAACGCCGCCGCCGGCTGGCTCGCCGCCAACGTGCTGCCCTTCCTCCCGGCCTCGGCCATCTCCGTCGTCGCCGTCGGCAACGAGGTGCTCGAGTCCGGGGACGCCGCGCTCGCCGCCGCGCTGCTCCCGGCCATGCAGAACCTCCGCGCCGCAGCCGTCGCATCCGGCGACGCGGCCGCCGCGGGCATCAAGTTCTCCACCGTCAACACGATGGCCGTGCTCGCGCAGTCCgacccgccctccgccgccgccttccGCCCGGAGGCCGCCGCCCAGCTGCAGGGGATCCTGGGCTTCCTCAGCCGCACCGGCGCGCCATTCATGGTCAACCCCTACCCCTACTTCGCGTACCAGTCCGACCCCAGGCCCGACACGCTCGCCTTCTGCCTCTTCCACCCCAACGCCGGGCGCCTCGACGCAGGCTCCAGGATCACCTACGCCAACATGTTCGACGCGCAGGTCGACGCCGTCAAGTCCGCGCTCGGCCGCGCCGGCTACGGCGCCGTCGACATCGTGGTCGCCGAGACCGGGTGGCCCACCAGGGGCGACCCCACGGAGCAAGGCGCCACCGTCGACAACGCCAGGGCCTACGTGTCCAACCTCGTCGCGCACCTCCGGTCCGGCGCCGGCACCCCGCTCATGCCTGGGAGGCCCGTGGACACGTACCTCTTCGCGCTCTACGACGAGGACCTCAAGCCCGGGCCGGCCTCCGAGCGCTCCTTCGGCCTCTACCACACCGACCTCACCATGGCATACGACGCCGGCCTGACCTCCGACGCGGCCACGACCACGCCGACGCCAACGACGCCAACTAGTCCGAGCAAGGGGTCAGGGGGATGGTGCGTGGCGAGCGCGGGCGCGACGGACGCGCAGCTGCAGACGGACCTGGACTACGCGTGCTCCCAGGTGGGCGTGGACTGCGGCGCCATCCAGCCCGGGGGCGCCTGCTTCCAGCCCAACACGGTGCGCGCCCACGCCGCCTACGCCATGAACCAGCTCTACCAGGCCGCCGGCGGCCACCCCTGGAACTGCGACTTCCGGCAGTCCGCCACACTCACCTCCACCAACCCAA GCTACGGCTCGTGTGTGTTTACGGGAGGCCAATGA